The genomic region TTTGAACCATGATAAATCAGAAATAACTGTTAATTTGAAGCCTATGGGGCTATTCAGTGTATATAGCAGTAACAGATTTATAGAAAGTTATAATACTATAGAATATGCTATGAATACTGTAAACAGAATAAATAATCCAATTCTAAAATTTAATCCAGCAAATAAAAAAATATATGGGGCTGATTATCCATATATAGTTTATGAAAGCAACGGAAATGGACAAGCTTTTTCTAATGAAAATAAAGCATATAGTTTTGTTTTAAAGACAAAAAATAGTTATGCAATTGATGAAGAAAATAATAAACTTCTTTATTCAAATTTCGATAGATTAGTTAAATGGAATGATGATACTAAAGCAGGTGATTTGTTTTTAGTAAATAAATGGAAACCTATAAATAGTGATTATATCCTGGAAGATTTTGTAAATCTAACTTCAAAGAAAAATAAATATATTCAACCTAGGTTAGATAATATGCTAATCGATAAAAAGGCTTTTGGTGACTTGGACAAGATGGCAAAGGATATTTACGATTCAGGTATAACAAATATGCTTATAACCAGTACATATAGACCATATAATACTCAAAGCCAGATATTCAAATCTAGGGTTGATTTGAATATGAGACAAAACTATAGTGAGCGGAATGCTATGGAATTGGCTGCTATGGTTGTAGCAAAACCCGGTACAAGTGAACATCAAACTGGCTTAGCAATTGATGTAACCGTGAGGGATAGTTATGGTAATATTCATCCTTTAAATCAGTCCTTTGAAAATACAAAGGTTGGAAAGTGGGTAAATGAAAATAGTTGGAAGTACGGCTATGTTGTAAGGTACGTAGATGGAAAGTCAGATATAACTGGAATTATTTATGAGCCATGGCATTTAAGATATGTTGGTACCCCTCATGCAGAAGTTATGTATAATATGAATTATTGTCTTGAAGAATATTTACAGTACTTAGCTTCTGAAAAAATAATTAGCTATAAGGATTATAACGGTAATCTATTTAACATATTGTATTTTGAATCTATTTACTCCACACAACTTTTATCGACATTAAAGCAACAAAAAAATATTGTAAGTATTTCTGGCGATGGCAATTGTGGGGTTATTTTAACTATTAACTAAAATATGGCATTATGCATAAAATTTATCATCTATAAATATATATAGGATTAGAAAAAAATATATCATAAGAGGATAAACATATGAAAATTTATGATAAGGCTCCTACTTATACAATTAGAGAGATGAAAGAACAAAAAGATTTAATTAGGTATAAAGTTACTTATGAGATAGCAACTAGTATATTAGAACTATCATTGCTAATCGGTTGTTTTTATGGTTTGCTAATGTTACTTGTTGAATCTAAGCTACTTTAAATTATATTTTTTCACTCCATATTATGGAGTGGTTTTTATTTTTTGCTTATATAGATCTGTATAAATAAAAATTAAATTAATGAAATTGAAGGATTTTAAACCTAAATGAAGAATAAATAAAAAAGATAATTAGGTAGGTGAGTTGTTTTGAAAAAAAGGGTCTCTATGAGAAGAAGAGTTTTAAGGCTAGTTGTTATAACTATAATAGGACTCTATTTTGCAACAAAAGTATTGCCACTATTTAGTGAAGCCAACAATAAGACATATATAGTTGAGTATGGCAAAATAGAAGAACTAGTTCCAGTAAAAGCGTATGTTATTAGAGATGAAAAGGTCATTTCATATATACAGGACTATTCAGATATGGAATTACTTGTAGAAGAAGGGTCTATAGTAGCTAAGGGACAAGAGATTGCTCGGTTTTATTTATCTAATGAGAATGACATTAACGTTGAAAAAGATTTAAAAAGTATAGAAGCAAGAATAGAAAGTATAAATGAGCAACAGAATAATGGAAATCATTTTCAAAATGATATTAATAAAATAAACGACCAAGTTGAAAGGAATGTTAACCTTTTAAATGTTTACTTAAGTAATGGTGAATACGATAGAGTCTATAACATTAAGAATGAAATAAATAATCTTTTAGAAAAGAAAAATGCTATTACTGGTAGTACAAGCTTTACGGGAATAAATTTGAATGAGTTAGAGGAACAAAAGTCACAGCTTATAAACAAGTTAAACTCATATGTTAAAGTAGTTAAGGCTGATAGGGCAGGGTATATAGCAATAGGAAGCGATGGATTAGAGGATCTATTTAATTTATCAAATATTATAAAATTAAACTTTGAGAGCTATAAAGTTCTTAAAGAAAACTCTGTTAAGCAAAATGATGGTATGTCCATTCGAATAGTTGAAAATTTTAAATATAACTATGTTATAGAAATTGATAATAATTACCTATCTGGAATAGCAGAAGGTAGAGTAGTAAGATTAAGAGACAATAATCATAGTAATCGAGAGTATAAGGCAAGGGTTAGAAAAGTTATATCTGACGAAACAGAGGATAGTAGTCTAATAATATTAAGTATTAATGAACATATGGATAATATATTTTCTAATCGTGTATTACAATTAGACTTATTAAAAAATATATATGATGGTATTACAGTGCCAAATAGGTCAATAATAGAAATAGATAAGAAAATAGGTGTTTATAAAGTAGATGTAAACGGTTTTGTTAGCTTCGTACCTGTTATGGTAAAGGGAAGGAATGATGATTTGGCGATAGTACATAACTCCCATTTTGATACTATAATTGATGGTGAAAGTAAGAGGGTTCTAACTATATCTAGCTATGACGAAATAGTTTTAGATGGCGCAAGTGTAATTGAAGGACAAAAAATCCGTTAAGCTTGAAAGGATGAATTGAATTGGCAGTATTTGACAACTTACAATTAATTAAAGAAAAAATTAAGCAGTCAGCAATTAAATCCAGTAGGAATGCTGAAGATATTCAAATAATTGCAGTAACAAAGACTGTTGATATAGAATTGATTCAAAAGGCTATCGATGTAGGTATAACTGATGTTGGAGAAAACAGAGTGCAAGAATTAACAAGAAAGTATGATGTATTAAGTGATAAGGTAAAATGGCATTTGATAGGTCATTTGCAAAAAAATAAAGTAAAATATATTATTGATAAGGTTGAATTAATTCATTCATTAGATTCTTACGATTTAGCTTTAGAGATTAATAGGAGAGCAGGGGACATAAACAGAATTATTAATTGTCTAGTACAAGTGAACGTATCGGGAGAAGAATCAAAATATGGTATTAGTCCTGATGAAGTTAATAGGTTTTTTGAAAGTATTGAAGATTTAAAGTACGTTCACGTAGTTGGACTTATGACTATAGCCCCATATACAGAGGAGAAAGAGGAAACTAGAATATACTTTAAGAAACTTAAAGATATTTATAATAATGTTGCTAAGCTAGGATTCAAAAACACTTCAATGAAATATTTATCTATGGGGATGTCTAATGACTTTGAAGTTGCTATAGAAGAAGGAGCTAACTTAGTTAGAATAGGTAGTGCAATTTTTGGAGAACGAGAATACTAAAGGGGGAAATAAAATGGCTAATAAAATTATGGATAAAGTAAAGTATTTTATTGGTTTAGACGTTTTTGAAGATGAAGATGAAGATGTTAGAGAAGAAGTGCAAGAGGAACAGGAGGATTTTGCTGTAGTAAGTAGTAAAAAAAATAAGGTAGTAAATATACATACAACAACTCAAATGAAAGTAGTAATTTATGAACCAACAGAATTTGATGAAGTAACAGGTATAGTTGATAATTTAAAAAATAGAAAGCCAGTAGTTATAAACTTAGAAAATCTAGAAACAGATCTAGCTAAAAAGTTCTTTGATTTTCTTAATGGGGCAATATATGCTTTAGATGGAAATATTCAAAAGGTATCTGCAGGAATATTTTTATTAGCACCAAATAATGTTGAAATTGCAGGGAATATTAAAGATGAGTTAAAAAGTAAGGGAGTATTTCCTTGGCATAAATAGTAGGGAGTTGATATAGTTGTTTAATTCTTCGACAGTAATACAGGCTTTAATACATTTAAGCCGAATTATTGAGTTTTTAGTTTTAATAAGAGTACTGTTTTCATGGATTAGACCAAATCCAAGAAGTGCAATTGTTCAGTTTGTATATAATATGACGGAGCCAATTTTAGAACCAATTAGAAGGCTTATTTATGGTTTAGGTTATAATGGGATGATTGACTTTTCTCCAATTATTGCTATGTTTTTAGTTAGATTCATATTTAACCGTCTAATTTTTCTATTAAGATAGAGGGCTATAAATGATCAATAAAGAAAAGTTTGCTCAACATATAAAGGACTTAGCTACTCGAGAATTGGTAAGTAAGGTGTTAGATAAAATAGAGATTGTAATTAAAAATCATGAGATTAAGTACACTGATTTTTTAAACCCTTATGAACAAAAATCTGTAATAGAAGTAGTAAATGCATTTCCTGAACTTAAAGTAAGTAGTTTTGGCGGATA from Serpentinicella alkaliphila harbors:
- a CDS encoding M15 family metallopeptidase, translating into MYEYKKRNIVRVLGAAITTLAIFYTLSINLFANPLNHDKSEITVNLKPMGLFSVYSSNRFIESYNTIEYAMNTVNRINNPILKFNPANKKIYGADYPYIVYESNGNGQAFSNENKAYSFVLKTKNSYAIDEENNKLLYSNFDRLVKWNDDTKAGDLFLVNKWKPINSDYILEDFVNLTSKKNKYIQPRLDNMLIDKKAFGDLDKMAKDIYDSGITNMLITSTYRPYNTQSQIFKSRVDLNMRQNYSERNAMELAAMVVAKPGTSEHQTGLAIDVTVRDSYGNIHPLNQSFENTKVGKWVNENSWKYGYVVRYVDGKSDITGIIYEPWHLRYVGTPHAEVMYNMNYCLEEYLQYLASEKIISYKDYNGNLFNILYFESIYSTQLLSTLKQQKNIVSISGDGNCGVILTIN
- a CDS encoding HlyD family efflux transporter periplasmic adaptor subunit translates to MKKRVSMRRRVLRLVVITIIGLYFATKVLPLFSEANNKTYIVEYGKIEELVPVKAYVIRDEKVISYIQDYSDMELLVEEGSIVAKGQEIARFYLSNENDINVEKDLKSIEARIESINEQQNNGNHFQNDINKINDQVERNVNLLNVYLSNGEYDRVYNIKNEINNLLEKKNAITGSTSFTGINLNELEEQKSQLINKLNSYVKVVKADRAGYIAIGSDGLEDLFNLSNIIKLNFESYKVLKENSVKQNDGMSIRIVENFKYNYVIEIDNNYLSGIAEGRVVRLRDNNHSNREYKARVRKVISDETEDSSLIILSINEHMDNIFSNRVLQLDLLKNIYDGITVPNRSIIEIDKKIGVYKVDVNGFVSFVPVMVKGRNDDLAIVHNSHFDTIIDGESKRVLTISSYDEIVLDGASVIEGQKIR
- a CDS encoding YggS family pyridoxal phosphate-dependent enzyme translates to MAVFDNLQLIKEKIKQSAIKSSRNAEDIQIIAVTKTVDIELIQKAIDVGITDVGENRVQELTRKYDVLSDKVKWHLIGHLQKNKVKYIIDKVELIHSLDSYDLALEINRRAGDINRIINCLVQVNVSGEESKYGISPDEVNRFFESIEDLKYVHVVGLMTIAPYTEEKEETRIYFKKLKDIYNNVAKLGFKNTSMKYLSMGMSNDFEVAIEEGANLVRIGSAIFGEREY
- a CDS encoding cell division protein SepF yields the protein MANKIMDKVKYFIGLDVFEDEDEDVREEVQEEQEDFAVVSSKKNKVVNIHTTTQMKVVIYEPTEFDEVTGIVDNLKNRKPVVINLENLETDLAKKFFDFLNGAIYALDGNIQKVSAGIFLLAPNNVEIAGNIKDELKSKGVFPWHK
- a CDS encoding YggT family protein, which gives rise to MFNSSTVIQALIHLSRIIEFLVLIRVLFSWIRPNPRSAIVQFVYNMTEPILEPIRRLIYGLGYNGMIDFSPIIAMFLVRFIFNRLIFLLR